From Danio aesculapii chromosome 18, fDanAes4.1, whole genome shotgun sequence, a single genomic window includes:
- the rgma gene encoding repulsive guidance molecule A has protein sequence MHSKRERRGALSRAGWMVMGKGAGPSALQFCQFLALFLSLFPAATLQCKILKCNSEFWASTSSSGPEEEFCTALRAYNSCVRRTARTCRGDLAYHSAQHGIEDLMSQHNCSKEGPTTQPRARTVPPPVLSPPQTDIHVPSDGPEVCHYERSLPRNAAPPNYTHCGFFGDPHLRTFNDDFQTCKVEGAWPLIHNKYLSVQVTNTPVVVGSSATATSKLTIIFNSFQECVDQKTYRAETEDLPAAFIDGSKNGGEGHGANTLRVVEKVPGQHVEIQARYIGTTIVVRKVGHYLTFAVRMPEEVVNSVEDQDNQDLYLCLHGCPANQRIDFRTFKARAAESHGVGRGRPGNPTHGFTYQSAMAKCKERLPVEDLYFQSCVFDLLSSGDINFTLAAYYAFEDVKMLHSNKNKYHLFEKDTTFNSASRKLAFSVLIFISLVIVELWTDSCSICL, from the exons ATGCATTCAAAAAG GGAGAGGAGAGGAGCGCTGTCCCGTGCTGGATGGATGGTTATGGGGAAAGGAGCAGGACCATCGGCGCTACAATTCTGCCAGTTCCTTGCACTGTTTCTCAGTCTGTTTCCAGCAG CCACTCTGCAGTGTAAGATCCTCAAGTGTAACTCGGAGTTCTGGGCCTCTACCTCCAGCTCTGGCCCAGAAGAGGAGTTCTGCACTGCTCTGCGAGCATACAACAGTTGTGTACGTCGCACCGCTCGTACATGCCGGGGTGACCTGGCCTACCATTCAGCCCAACATGGTATAGAGGATCTTATGAGCCAACACAACTGCTCCAAAGAAGGCCCCACTACCCAGCCTCGTGCCCGCACAGTCCCGCCCCCAGTCTTGTCACCACCCCAAACAGATATTCATGTTCCCTCTGATGGGCCAGAGGTATGCCATTACGAGCGGAGTCTACCACGTAATGCTGCACCTCCCAATTACACCCATTGTGGCTTTTTTGGGGATCCACATCTTCGCACATTCAACGATGACTTTCAAACCTGTAAAGTTGAGGGAGCCTGGCCACTAATCCACAATAAGTACCTGTCTGTCCAAGTTACAAACACTCCCGTTGTCGTTGGATCTTCAGCTACAGCTACTAGCAAG CTAACAATCATCTTCAACAGCTTTCAAGAATGCGTAGACCAGAAGACGTACCGTGCGGAGACCGAAGATCTTCCAGCTGCATTCATTGATGGTTCGAAGAATGGAGGTGAGGGCCATGGGGCAAACACCCTACGTGTGGTAGAGAAGGTACCTGGACAACATGTGGAGATCCAGGCACGTTATATTGGCACAACAATTGTAGTTCGGAAAGTTGGCCACTACCTTACCTTTGCTGTGCGGATGCCAGAGGAGGTGGTAAATTCAGTAGAAGACCAGGATAATCAGGATCTTTACCTCTGCCTGCATGGTTGCCCTGCCAACCAGCGAATAGACTTCAGGACCTTTAAGGCACGAGCAGCAGAGAGCCATGGTGTAGGCAGGGGACGTCCAGGGAACCCTACCCATGGCTTCACGTACCAGTCAGCCATGGCCAAGTGCAAAGAACGTCTACCTGTTGAGGATTTGTACTTTCAGTCCTGTGTTTTTGACCTGCTATCTTCTGGAGATATCAACTTTACCCTGGCGGCCTACTACGCCTTTGAGGATGTTAAAATGCTCCACTCCAACAAAAACAAGTACCATCTTTTTGAAAAGGATACAACATTTAACTCTGCCTCCAGAAAATTGGCGTTTAGTGTTCTAATCTTCATTAGCCTTGTCATCGTAGAGTTATGGACTGACTCGTGTTCCATTTGTCTGTAG